A genomic region of Euwallacea fornicatus isolate EFF26 chromosome 32, ASM4011564v1, whole genome shotgun sequence contains the following coding sequences:
- the LOC136348247 gene encoding WD repeat-containing protein 47 isoform X10, whose protein sequence is MGDMMLKQPFPHHHVQRWQSSDMLSSRGVFPPFYPQANPKRMSYPFRPPDPTVWREFRPPNFGYPPKVRDYHMLPSFYRNVMPPPPNPNRLLMMDPRRWTAPPQQQQPQPPPCQCAGSGGTRSVKSKSMEDVREFVIEWGEKDYNGNDVGPRVKGRAEGRRSMENLLEGSVKRGSPPGLRLKPGKMNGDGFYRQQPSPRNSSEGDGNITDSNGTPKPKFVAVTTLEDVQAVRCAEFHPGSQLYAVGSNSKTLRICAYPKLADLREEHQTYQPMVLFKRTKHHKGSIYCLAWSPVGDLMATGSNDKTVKLMRFNCDTSNLEGDEVELSMHDGTVRDLCFLEDTTNKSSLLISGGAGDCKIYVTDCATGTPFQALSGHTGHILSLYTWGGAMFVSGSHDKTVRFWDLRTRGCVNMVTPLTQPGTRQGSPVASLCVDPSGRLLVSGHEDSSCVLYDIRGGRNVQCFKPHSADIRSIRFSPSAYYLLSGGYDNKLVLTDLQGDLTLPLPSVVVAQHSDKVISARWHPSEFSFLSTSADKTSTLWALPPV, encoded by the exons ATGGGCGATATGATGTTAAAGCAGCCCTTCCCGCATCACCACGTGCAACGTTGGCAAAGCAGCGACATGCTCTCCTCCCGAGGGGTGTTCCCTCCCTTCTATCCGCAAGCGAACCCCAAACGCATGTCGTACCCGTTCCGACCCCCGGACCCGACGGTGTGGCGGGAGTTCCGCCCTCCGAACTTCGGCTACCCCCCAAAAGTGCGGGACTACCACATGCTCCCCTCATTCTACAGAAACGTGATGCCTCCCCCGCCCAATCCGAACAGACTTTTGATGATGGATCCGAGGAGGTGGACGGCTCCCCCTCAGCAGCAGCAGCCCCAGCCACCCCCTTGCCAGTGTGCCGGCTCGGGGGGAACGCGGAGTGTGAAATCTAAGTCCATGGAGGACGTGAGGGAGTTCGTGATCGAGTGGGGGGAGAAGGACTACAACGGGAACGATGTAGGTCCCAGAGTGAAGGGCCGGGCGGAGGGAAGGAGGTCCATGGAAAATTTGTTGGAAGGCAGTGTCAAAAGGGGTAGTCCTCCGGGGTTGAGATTAAAGCCGGGAAAAATGAACGGAGATGGATTTTATCGACAGCAG CCGTCTCCCAGGAACAGCTCGGAGGGCGATGGTAACATCACCGACTCGAATGGTACCCCGAAGCCGAAATTTGTAGCGGTGACGACCTTGGAAGATGTGCAAGCGGTCAGATGCGCGGAATTCCATCCGGGCAGTCAGCTGTACGCGGTGGGGTCGAATTCGAAGACGCTTCGGATATGCGCGTACCCCAAACTTGCCGACCTTCG GGAAGAACACCAAACGTATCAACCGATGGTGCTGTTCAAACGCACGAAACACCACAAAGGCTCCATCTATTGCCTGGCGTGGTCTCCTGTGGGCGACCTCATGGCCACCGGGTCCAACGATAAAACTGTCAAATTGATGAGATTCAACTGTGACACGTCAAATCTGGAAGGAGACGAG GTGGAGCTGTCGATGCACGACGGCACAGTGAGAGACTTGTGCTTCCTCGAAGACACAACGAACAAGTCCAGTCTGCTGATCAGCGGCGGCGCGGGCGATTGTAAAATTTACGTCACCGATTGCGCTACTGGCACACCATTCCAGGCACTCAGCGGACACACTGGACATATCTTGTCTTTGTATACCTGGGGCG GTGCCATGTTCGTGAGCGGTTCGCATGATAAGACAGTGCGATTTTGGGACCTGCGCACGCGCGGCTGCGTCAACATGGTGACGCCGCTGACGCAACCGGGCACGCGGCAAGGCAGTCCTGTCGCCAGCTTGTGCGTGGACCCCAGCGGACGCCTGCTCGTATCAGGCCACGAGGATTCGTCCTGCGTACTATACGACATTAGAGGTGGACGTAACGTGCAGTGTTTCAAACCGCACTCGGCTGACATTCGCAGCATTCGCTTCTCACCCTCGGCCTACTATCTACTTAGCGGTGGCTACGACAACAAATTAGTGCTAACCGATTTGCAAG GTGACTTGACGCTGCCGCTACCAAGCGTCGTAGTGGCGCAGCACAGTGACAAGGTCATATCGGCAAGATGGCATCCCTCGGAGTTCTCATTTCTCTCCACCTCGGCTGACAAGACGTCGACCCTCTGGGCGTTGCCTCCTGTTTGA
- the metro gene encoding MAGUK p55 subfamily member 7 isoform X1 — MTSDVMGNGKKKTDPALTDLYANLQKAANLPSTEEELAFLNELLQSKELNALVNIHNRILGNVERRRCFPIPALSDGMHVLADVLELLLQQPQRTEECQELFLMLQKPLLQGLLCAHDAVAQKDYYPHLPDIPVEEDDGEQTIKIVQLVKSNEPLTGTQSAEPIVGATIKTDEGTGKIVIARVMHGGAADRSGLIHVGDEVVEVNGINVEGKEPNDVLAILQSSEGTITFKLVPAESRLNSRESKVRVRAHFDYDSSTDPYIPCKEAGLDFKKGDVLHIVCQDDQYWWQARKEGDKNMRAGLIPSRALQEKRILHERESQNGDEENGLCFVPVVAEDGLSCSPKPALCLAAAVAADAKNKTKKIIYDTAENDDFDRELIATYEEVAKLYPRPGIFRPVVLIGPPGVGRNELKRRLIDTDPEKFRTPTPFTSRSIKPGEVDGKEYFFVPREQMEADIEKGKYIEFGEYKGNLYGTSADSVKVIVNSGHVCILNPHYQALKMLRTPQLKPYIVYISPPSLDILKETRMANHARSTFDVDNSRGFTEDEFKDMIRHSERIEFLYEHFFDETIVNNDLVVAFGKLLTAVNRVETEPLWVPASWVQ, encoded by the exons ATGACATCCGACGTAATGGgaaatggaaagaaaaaaactgatCCTG CTTTAACCGACCTTTACGCAAACCTTCAAAAGGCAGCCAACTTGCCGAGCACCGAGGAGGAATTAGCGTTTTTGAACGAACTATTACAGTCCAAGGAGCTGAATGCTTTAGTGAACATCCATAACAGAATATTAGGAAATGTTGAACGACGAAG GTGTTTTCCAATTCCGGCCCTGTCGGATGGAATGCACGTGCTCGCCGACGTGCTGGAGCTACTGTTGCAGCAGCCCCAAAGAACTGAAGAGTGCCAAGAGCTGTTTCTGATGCTACAAAAACCTCTTTTACAG GGATTATTGTGTGCGCACGACGCAGTCGCCCAAAAGGACTATTACCCTCACCTCCCTGATATTCCCGTCGAGGAAGACGACGGCGAACAGACCATTAAGATTGTCCAGCTAGTCAAGAGCAATGAGCCGTTG ACTGGTACACAAAGCGCTGAACCGATCGTC ggtgctacGATAAAAACTGACGAAGGGACCGGAAAGATCGTGATAGCCAGGGTAATGCATGGGGGCGCCGCAGACCGATCCGGTTTGATTCACGTGGGCGACGAGGTGGTTGAAGTGAACGGCATCAACGTTGAAGGAAAGGAACCCAACGATGTTTTAGCCATTCTA CAAAGCTCTGAGGGTACCATTACGTTCAAACTTGTCCCGGCTGAGAGTAGGTTGAACAGTCGGGAAAGCAAGGTGAGGGTGAGGGCGCATTTCGATTACGACAGCTCTACGGATCCCTATATCCCGTGCAAGGAGGCTggtttagattttaaaaaggGAGATGTGTTGCATATTGTCTGCCAGGACGATCAGTACTG GTGGCAGGCCCGCAAAGAGGGGGACAAAAACATGCGTGCCGGTCTGATCCCGAGTAGGGCTTTACAGGAGAAGCGAATTCTGCACGAGAGGGAGAGTCAGAATGGTGATGAAGAGAACG GGCTGTGTTTCGTTCCGGTAGTGGCTGAAGATGGCTTGAGCTGTAGTCCGAAACCCGCCCTTTGTCTCGCCGCTGCGGTGGCCGCTGATGCtaaaaacaaaactaaaaaaatcatttacgACACAGCGGAAAACGACGATTTCGACCGGGAGTTGATCGCTACTTATGAAGAGGTGGCCAAGTTGTACCCTAGGCCAGGCATATTTAGGCCGGTGGTGCTGATCGGGCCTCCAGGCGTCGGGAGGAACGAGCTGAAACGTCGGCTGATCGACACCGACCCTGAGAAGTTCAGAACTCCCACACCTT TCACCAGCAGGAGTATCAAACCGGGAGAGGTGGATGGCAAAGAGTACTTTTTCGTTCCGCGAGAGCAAATGGAGGCCGATATCGAAAAAGGGAAATATATCGAATTTGGAGAGTACAAGGGAAACTTATATG GCACCAGCGCGGACAGTGTTAAGGTCATCGTAAACTCGGGTCACGTGTGCATTCTCAATCCCCACTATCAGGCCTTGAAGATGCTGCGCACGCCGCAGCTGAAGCCTTATATCGTTTACATTAGTCCACCGAGTCTGGACATCTTGAAGGAAACCAGAATGGCCAACCATGCAAGGAGTACTTTTGATGTCGATAACTCCAGGGGGTTCACG GAAGATGAATTCAAAGACATGATTCGGCATTCGGAGCGCATCGAATTCCTCTACGAGCACTTCTTCGACGAGACGATCGTCAACAATGATCTGGTCGTGGCCTTCGGTAAGCTTTTGACAGCCGTCAACAGGGTCGAGACGGAACCGTTGTGGGTTCCAGCTTCGTGGGTTCAGTAA
- the metro gene encoding MAGUK p55 subfamily member 7 isoform X4 translates to MTSDVMGNGKKKTDPALTDLYANLQKAANLPSTEEELAFLNELLQSKELNALVNIHNRILGNVERRRCFPIPALSDGMHVLADVLELLLQQPQRTEECQELFLMLQKPLLQGLLCAHDAVAQKDYYPHLPDIPVEEDDGEQTIKIVQLVKSNEPLGATIKTDEGTGKIVIARVMHGGAADRSGLIHVGDEVVEVNGINVEGKEPNDVLAILQSSEGTITFKLVPAESRLNSRESKVRVRAHFDYDSSTDPYIPCKEAGLDFKKGDVLHIVCQDDQYWWQARKEGDKNMRAGLIPSRALQEKRILHERESQNGDEENAENDDFDRELIATYEEVAKLYPRPGIFRPVVLIGPPGVGRNELKRRLIDTDPEKFRTPTPFTSRSIKPGEVDGKEYFFVPREQMEADIEKGKYIEFGEYKGNLYGTSADSVKVIVNSGHVCILNPHYQALKMLRTPQLKPYIVYISPPSLDILKETRMANHARSTFDVDNSRGFTEDEFKDMIRHSERIEFLYEHFFDETIVNNDLVVAFGKLLTAVNRVETEPLWVPASWVQ, encoded by the exons ATGACATCCGACGTAATGGgaaatggaaagaaaaaaactgatCCTG CTTTAACCGACCTTTACGCAAACCTTCAAAAGGCAGCCAACTTGCCGAGCACCGAGGAGGAATTAGCGTTTTTGAACGAACTATTACAGTCCAAGGAGCTGAATGCTTTAGTGAACATCCATAACAGAATATTAGGAAATGTTGAACGACGAAG GTGTTTTCCAATTCCGGCCCTGTCGGATGGAATGCACGTGCTCGCCGACGTGCTGGAGCTACTGTTGCAGCAGCCCCAAAGAACTGAAGAGTGCCAAGAGCTGTTTCTGATGCTACAAAAACCTCTTTTACAG GGATTATTGTGTGCGCACGACGCAGTCGCCCAAAAGGACTATTACCCTCACCTCCCTGATATTCCCGTCGAGGAAGACGACGGCGAACAGACCATTAAGATTGTCCAGCTAGTCAAGAGCAATGAGCCGTTG ggtgctacGATAAAAACTGACGAAGGGACCGGAAAGATCGTGATAGCCAGGGTAATGCATGGGGGCGCCGCAGACCGATCCGGTTTGATTCACGTGGGCGACGAGGTGGTTGAAGTGAACGGCATCAACGTTGAAGGAAAGGAACCCAACGATGTTTTAGCCATTCTA CAAAGCTCTGAGGGTACCATTACGTTCAAACTTGTCCCGGCTGAGAGTAGGTTGAACAGTCGGGAAAGCAAGGTGAGGGTGAGGGCGCATTTCGATTACGACAGCTCTACGGATCCCTATATCCCGTGCAAGGAGGCTggtttagattttaaaaaggGAGATGTGTTGCATATTGTCTGCCAGGACGATCAGTACTG GTGGCAGGCCCGCAAAGAGGGGGACAAAAACATGCGTGCCGGTCTGATCCCGAGTAGGGCTTTACAGGAGAAGCGAATTCTGCACGAGAGGGAGAGTCAGAATGGTGATGAAGAGAACG CGGAAAACGACGATTTCGACCGGGAGTTGATCGCTACTTATGAAGAGGTGGCCAAGTTGTACCCTAGGCCAGGCATATTTAGGCCGGTGGTGCTGATCGGGCCTCCAGGCGTCGGGAGGAACGAGCTGAAACGTCGGCTGATCGACACCGACCCTGAGAAGTTCAGAACTCCCACACCTT TCACCAGCAGGAGTATCAAACCGGGAGAGGTGGATGGCAAAGAGTACTTTTTCGTTCCGCGAGAGCAAATGGAGGCCGATATCGAAAAAGGGAAATATATCGAATTTGGAGAGTACAAGGGAAACTTATATG GCACCAGCGCGGACAGTGTTAAGGTCATCGTAAACTCGGGTCACGTGTGCATTCTCAATCCCCACTATCAGGCCTTGAAGATGCTGCGCACGCCGCAGCTGAAGCCTTATATCGTTTACATTAGTCCACCGAGTCTGGACATCTTGAAGGAAACCAGAATGGCCAACCATGCAAGGAGTACTTTTGATGTCGATAACTCCAGGGGGTTCACG GAAGATGAATTCAAAGACATGATTCGGCATTCGGAGCGCATCGAATTCCTCTACGAGCACTTCTTCGACGAGACGATCGTCAACAATGATCTGGTCGTGGCCTTCGGTAAGCTTTTGACAGCCGTCAACAGGGTCGAGACGGAACCGTTGTGGGTTCCAGCTTCGTGGGTTCAGTAA
- the metro gene encoding MAGUK p55 subfamily member 7 isoform X3: MTSDVMGNGKKKTDPALTDLYANLQKAANLPSTEEELAFLNELLQSKELNALVNIHNRILGNVERRRCFPIPALSDGMHVLADVLELLLQQPQRTEECQELFLMLQKPLLQGLLCAHDAVAQKDYYPHLPDIPVEEDDGEQTIKIVQLVKSNEPLTGTQSAEPIVGATIKTDEGTGKIVIARVMHGGAADRSGLIHVGDEVVEVNGINVEGKEPNDVLAILQSSEGTITFKLVPAESRLNSRESKVRVRAHFDYDSSTDPYIPCKEAGLDFKKGDVLHIVCQDDQYWWQARKEGDKNMRAGLIPSRALQEKRILHERESQNGDEENAENDDFDRELIATYEEVAKLYPRPGIFRPVVLIGPPGVGRNELKRRLIDTDPEKFRTPTPFTSRSIKPGEVDGKEYFFVPREQMEADIEKGKYIEFGEYKGNLYGTSADSVKVIVNSGHVCILNPHYQALKMLRTPQLKPYIVYISPPSLDILKETRMANHARSTFDVDNSRGFTEDEFKDMIRHSERIEFLYEHFFDETIVNNDLVVAFGKLLTAVNRVETEPLWVPASWVQ; this comes from the exons ATGACATCCGACGTAATGGgaaatggaaagaaaaaaactgatCCTG CTTTAACCGACCTTTACGCAAACCTTCAAAAGGCAGCCAACTTGCCGAGCACCGAGGAGGAATTAGCGTTTTTGAACGAACTATTACAGTCCAAGGAGCTGAATGCTTTAGTGAACATCCATAACAGAATATTAGGAAATGTTGAACGACGAAG GTGTTTTCCAATTCCGGCCCTGTCGGATGGAATGCACGTGCTCGCCGACGTGCTGGAGCTACTGTTGCAGCAGCCCCAAAGAACTGAAGAGTGCCAAGAGCTGTTTCTGATGCTACAAAAACCTCTTTTACAG GGATTATTGTGTGCGCACGACGCAGTCGCCCAAAAGGACTATTACCCTCACCTCCCTGATATTCCCGTCGAGGAAGACGACGGCGAACAGACCATTAAGATTGTCCAGCTAGTCAAGAGCAATGAGCCGTTG ACTGGTACACAAAGCGCTGAACCGATCGTC ggtgctacGATAAAAACTGACGAAGGGACCGGAAAGATCGTGATAGCCAGGGTAATGCATGGGGGCGCCGCAGACCGATCCGGTTTGATTCACGTGGGCGACGAGGTGGTTGAAGTGAACGGCATCAACGTTGAAGGAAAGGAACCCAACGATGTTTTAGCCATTCTA CAAAGCTCTGAGGGTACCATTACGTTCAAACTTGTCCCGGCTGAGAGTAGGTTGAACAGTCGGGAAAGCAAGGTGAGGGTGAGGGCGCATTTCGATTACGACAGCTCTACGGATCCCTATATCCCGTGCAAGGAGGCTggtttagattttaaaaaggGAGATGTGTTGCATATTGTCTGCCAGGACGATCAGTACTG GTGGCAGGCCCGCAAAGAGGGGGACAAAAACATGCGTGCCGGTCTGATCCCGAGTAGGGCTTTACAGGAGAAGCGAATTCTGCACGAGAGGGAGAGTCAGAATGGTGATGAAGAGAACG CGGAAAACGACGATTTCGACCGGGAGTTGATCGCTACTTATGAAGAGGTGGCCAAGTTGTACCCTAGGCCAGGCATATTTAGGCCGGTGGTGCTGATCGGGCCTCCAGGCGTCGGGAGGAACGAGCTGAAACGTCGGCTGATCGACACCGACCCTGAGAAGTTCAGAACTCCCACACCTT TCACCAGCAGGAGTATCAAACCGGGAGAGGTGGATGGCAAAGAGTACTTTTTCGTTCCGCGAGAGCAAATGGAGGCCGATATCGAAAAAGGGAAATATATCGAATTTGGAGAGTACAAGGGAAACTTATATG GCACCAGCGCGGACAGTGTTAAGGTCATCGTAAACTCGGGTCACGTGTGCATTCTCAATCCCCACTATCAGGCCTTGAAGATGCTGCGCACGCCGCAGCTGAAGCCTTATATCGTTTACATTAGTCCACCGAGTCTGGACATCTTGAAGGAAACCAGAATGGCCAACCATGCAAGGAGTACTTTTGATGTCGATAACTCCAGGGGGTTCACG GAAGATGAATTCAAAGACATGATTCGGCATTCGGAGCGCATCGAATTCCTCTACGAGCACTTCTTCGACGAGACGATCGTCAACAATGATCTGGTCGTGGCCTTCGGTAAGCTTTTGACAGCCGTCAACAGGGTCGAGACGGAACCGTTGTGGGTTCCAGCTTCGTGGGTTCAGTAA
- the metro gene encoding MAGUK p55 subfamily member 7 isoform X2, with product MTSDVMGNGKKKTDPALTDLYANLQKAANLPSTEEELAFLNELLQSKELNALVNIHNRILGNVERRRCFPIPALSDGMHVLADVLELLLQQPQRTEECQELFLMLQKPLLQGLLCAHDAVAQKDYYPHLPDIPVEEDDGEQTIKIVQLVKSNEPLGATIKTDEGTGKIVIARVMHGGAADRSGLIHVGDEVVEVNGINVEGKEPNDVLAILQSSEGTITFKLVPAESRLNSRESKVRVRAHFDYDSSTDPYIPCKEAGLDFKKGDVLHIVCQDDQYWWQARKEGDKNMRAGLIPSRALQEKRILHERESQNGDEENGLCFVPVVAEDGLSCSPKPALCLAAAVAADAKNKTKKIIYDTAENDDFDRELIATYEEVAKLYPRPGIFRPVVLIGPPGVGRNELKRRLIDTDPEKFRTPTPFTSRSIKPGEVDGKEYFFVPREQMEADIEKGKYIEFGEYKGNLYGTSADSVKVIVNSGHVCILNPHYQALKMLRTPQLKPYIVYISPPSLDILKETRMANHARSTFDVDNSRGFTEDEFKDMIRHSERIEFLYEHFFDETIVNNDLVVAFGKLLTAVNRVETEPLWVPASWVQ from the exons ATGACATCCGACGTAATGGgaaatggaaagaaaaaaactgatCCTG CTTTAACCGACCTTTACGCAAACCTTCAAAAGGCAGCCAACTTGCCGAGCACCGAGGAGGAATTAGCGTTTTTGAACGAACTATTACAGTCCAAGGAGCTGAATGCTTTAGTGAACATCCATAACAGAATATTAGGAAATGTTGAACGACGAAG GTGTTTTCCAATTCCGGCCCTGTCGGATGGAATGCACGTGCTCGCCGACGTGCTGGAGCTACTGTTGCAGCAGCCCCAAAGAACTGAAGAGTGCCAAGAGCTGTTTCTGATGCTACAAAAACCTCTTTTACAG GGATTATTGTGTGCGCACGACGCAGTCGCCCAAAAGGACTATTACCCTCACCTCCCTGATATTCCCGTCGAGGAAGACGACGGCGAACAGACCATTAAGATTGTCCAGCTAGTCAAGAGCAATGAGCCGTTG ggtgctacGATAAAAACTGACGAAGGGACCGGAAAGATCGTGATAGCCAGGGTAATGCATGGGGGCGCCGCAGACCGATCCGGTTTGATTCACGTGGGCGACGAGGTGGTTGAAGTGAACGGCATCAACGTTGAAGGAAAGGAACCCAACGATGTTTTAGCCATTCTA CAAAGCTCTGAGGGTACCATTACGTTCAAACTTGTCCCGGCTGAGAGTAGGTTGAACAGTCGGGAAAGCAAGGTGAGGGTGAGGGCGCATTTCGATTACGACAGCTCTACGGATCCCTATATCCCGTGCAAGGAGGCTggtttagattttaaaaaggGAGATGTGTTGCATATTGTCTGCCAGGACGATCAGTACTG GTGGCAGGCCCGCAAAGAGGGGGACAAAAACATGCGTGCCGGTCTGATCCCGAGTAGGGCTTTACAGGAGAAGCGAATTCTGCACGAGAGGGAGAGTCAGAATGGTGATGAAGAGAACG GGCTGTGTTTCGTTCCGGTAGTGGCTGAAGATGGCTTGAGCTGTAGTCCGAAACCCGCCCTTTGTCTCGCCGCTGCGGTGGCCGCTGATGCtaaaaacaaaactaaaaaaatcatttacgACACAGCGGAAAACGACGATTTCGACCGGGAGTTGATCGCTACTTATGAAGAGGTGGCCAAGTTGTACCCTAGGCCAGGCATATTTAGGCCGGTGGTGCTGATCGGGCCTCCAGGCGTCGGGAGGAACGAGCTGAAACGTCGGCTGATCGACACCGACCCTGAGAAGTTCAGAACTCCCACACCTT TCACCAGCAGGAGTATCAAACCGGGAGAGGTGGATGGCAAAGAGTACTTTTTCGTTCCGCGAGAGCAAATGGAGGCCGATATCGAAAAAGGGAAATATATCGAATTTGGAGAGTACAAGGGAAACTTATATG GCACCAGCGCGGACAGTGTTAAGGTCATCGTAAACTCGGGTCACGTGTGCATTCTCAATCCCCACTATCAGGCCTTGAAGATGCTGCGCACGCCGCAGCTGAAGCCTTATATCGTTTACATTAGTCCACCGAGTCTGGACATCTTGAAGGAAACCAGAATGGCCAACCATGCAAGGAGTACTTTTGATGTCGATAACTCCAGGGGGTTCACG GAAGATGAATTCAAAGACATGATTCGGCATTCGGAGCGCATCGAATTCCTCTACGAGCACTTCTTCGACGAGACGATCGTCAACAATGATCTGGTCGTGGCCTTCGGTAAGCTTTTGACAGCCGTCAACAGGGTCGAGACGGAACCGTTGTGGGTTCCAGCTTCGTGGGTTCAGTAA